The following coding sequences lie in one Xanthomonas hyacinthi genomic window:
- a CDS encoding IS3 family transposase (programmed frameshift) — MTPRTRSRRTFDTAFKLQVVQMIQDQGLSVGQVCRDLDLVDSAVRRWLSQSEAEQAGQPGQGRPLTPEQQRIRQLERENQRLGEDVSILKKAFGLLRPGTEVIQQMIHQWQEKADTTRLCRLVGVSRSGVYAARRRSAPRACALTAPLQSAFQASGGNYGSRRLCAALKAQGLPAGRYRVRRLMKQQGLKARWKRKFVHTTDSRHEMPVADNLLDRRFNPEAPDQAWVADITYIRTERGWLYLAAVLDLYSRKVVGWAMAPNMPAELVCTALQMAIALRQPKPGLIVHTDRGSQYASQAHRDLLARHGLLASMSRRGNCWDNAVMERFFLNLKMERVWQRRYANPAEAVADIAHYIVAFYNTHRLHSTLGYRSPADYEKATT; from the exons ATGACGCCCCGTACCCGTAGCCGTAGAACTTTCGACACCGCCTTCAAGCTACAGGTGGTGCAGATGATCCAAGACCAAGGCCTGAGTGTGGGCCAGGTGTGCCGCGACCTGGACCTGGTCGATAGCGCGGTGCGCCGGTGGTTGTCCCAGTCCGAGGCCGAGCAGGCTGGCCAGCCGGGACAAGGCAGGCCGCTGACCCCCGAGCAGCAACGCATCCGCCAACTGGAGCGTGAGAACCAGCGGCTAGGCGAGGATGTGTCGATCCTAAAAAAAGCAT TCGGCCTTCTTCGCCCGGGAACTGAAGTGATCCAGCAGATGATCCATCAGTGGCAGGAGAAGGCCGACACCACCCGGTTGTGCCGGCTTGTGGGCGTGAGCCGTTCTGGGGTGTATGCCGCTCGGCGGCGGTCAGCGCCGAGGGCCTGCGCCCTCACGGCGCCCTTGCAATCGGCCTTCCAGGCTAGCGGCGGCAACTACGGCAGCCGCCGGCTGTGCGCCGCCCTGAAGGCCCAGGGCCTGCCCGCCGGTCGCTATCGGGTCCGCCGCCTGATGAAGCAGCAGGGGCTGAAGGCGCGCTGGAAGCGCAAGTTCGTCCATACCACCGACAGCCGGCACGAGATGCCGGTAGCCGACAACCTTCTGGATCGGCGCTTCAACCCGGAAGCCCCCGACCAGGCCTGGGTGGCCGACATCACCTACATCCGCACCGAGCGCGGCTGGCTGTACCTGGCCGCGGTGCTGGACCTGTACTCACGCAAGGTGGTCGGCTGGGCGATGGCCCCGAACATGCCTGCCGAGCTGGTCTGCACCGCCTTGCAGATGGCCATCGCCCTGCGCCAGCCCAAGCCGGGGCTGATCGTGCATACCGACCGTGGAAGCCAATACGCCAGCCAGGCCCACCGCGACCTACTGGCACGCCACGGTCTGCTCGCCAGCATGAGCCGCCGGGGCAACTGCTGGGACAACGCGGTGATGGAGCGGTTCTTCCTGAACCTGAAAATGGAGCGGGTCTGGCAGCGCCGCTACGCCAACCCCGCCGAGGCCGTTGCCGACATCGCCCATTACATCGTCGCCTTCTACAACACCCACCGGCTGCACTCCACCCTCGGCTATCGATCGCCTGCCGACTACGAGAAAGCCACCACCTGA
- a CDS encoding helix-turn-helix domain-containing protein, protein MPASLPTATVFGRRLRAARKAAGISQVDLGTALNVDEPSQASSRISKYELGQREPDQATVKALAEALNVPEAYFYSASDLLAEAILLIARLPISQQKLVVEKLKTFVSSLGNKGEK, encoded by the coding sequence ATGCCCGCTTCCTTACCTACCGCCACAGTCTTTGGTCGCCGCTTGCGAGCGGCCCGGAAAGCGGCGGGCATCAGCCAAGTAGACTTGGGGACGGCGCTCAACGTGGATGAACCAAGTCAGGCCTCATCCCGCATTTCAAAATATGAGCTTGGTCAGCGCGAGCCCGACCAAGCTACGGTCAAAGCACTTGCTGAAGCCCTCAACGTCCCAGAGGCGTATTTCTATAGCGCCTCTGACTTGCTCGCTGAAGCAATCCTGCTCATTGCACGCCTACCTATCAGCCAGCAAAAACTCGTCGTGGAAAAGCTAAAGACGTTCGTAAGTAGCTTGGGAAACAAGGGCGAGAAATAG